Proteins found in one Triticum urartu cultivar G1812 chromosome 4, Tu2.1, whole genome shotgun sequence genomic segment:
- the LOC125551362 gene encoding uncharacterized protein LOC125551362: MTFPGGESGRWDSRQRRHSVWGCLDLVMLEHGNGKHHLSYGISNSQFTFLPQDFLHYCQYHCSWGLDFVNIKIWILTSKREAVPMMARFLHSFTKRHMLYEMLYSHFLDCL; the protein is encoded by the exons ATGACTTTTCCAG GAGGGGAGTCCGGGAGGTGGGACAGCCGGCAGCGGCGCCATTCTGTTTGGGGATGCTTGGATCTGGTGATGCTGGAGCATGGGAACGGGAAACATCACCTCAGCTATGGAATTTCAAATAGCCAATTTACCTTTCTCCCTCAAGATTTCTTACACTACTGTCAGTATCATTGCTCTTGGGGTCTAGATTTTGTCAATATCAAAATCTGGATACTTACCAGCAAACG GGAGGCAGTTCCAATGATGGCTCGGTTCCTGCACAGCTTCACTAAGAGGCATATGCTGTATGAGATGTTGTATTCTCACTTCTTAGACTGTCTGTAA